The Simkaniaceae bacterium genomic sequence TTAGGCCTGATGATTTAGGTTCAGCCCTTTTACATGCAGTAAGAACAGGAAAGGATGATATCATATCCGTATTACTTTCTAGTGGCAGGCCATTTTCTGATCATCTTTTAGGGCATACCATCATAGAAGCTGCAAAAAATGGAAAGTTAGATGTTATTAATTATGCATTTTCAAATGGCTTTCCTAATGGGCTTAATGTGGCTCTAGCTATTACAGAGGCGGTTGAGCACAAACAATGGGATGCGATTTCTTGCTTACTTTCTGACGGTAGAGATATAATGCATACTTCTCTAATCAAGGAGCGTATTTTAAGCGCTTCTGCAAGGGGTCATGCAGATGTTGTTGAATTTTTTATTCGGAGATATCCTATAGATCGTGATCTCCAATATTCTGCGATTTCACGGGCTTCAGGACCGGAAGCAGGACGCATTCGAGATATGCTTGAGATGGCCCGAATTGAAGAGCGCACCCGTGAAATTGATCCTCGTCTTGTCGGCCAACGTTTACTAATTGGAACACTCTTCTGTACCTTTGATGATGTCAAAGCCAACCCATTGAGCTATTTAGAAACAATTTTGGAAAAAGGATTCCCAACAAGAATTCACCTTATTGACACCCCTCAAGCGATCGATCTTGGAGGAGTGACAAAACAATTTATCACAACGCTTGTAGAAGCGCTTGTGACTGAAAAAACATTCTCTATTATGGATATCAAGATACCGCTAGTCTTAAGAGAAAAAACTACAGATAAAGGAAGACTGACCAACTTAGGACAATTATACTCCCTTCTTCACGCACGAAATAAGGGAAGAAGTGATTATTTTATCATTGGAGCATTGTTCAATCCTAAGTTCTTTGAGATGCTGCTCGCAGTGAAGGCATCAGATGACACCGATACAAAAGAAAAGGCGATTGTAATCCTTCTTGACTCCATTAATTCAGAAAAATTCGGTTCTTTGAAGACTATCATTCTTGATCCATCCGATGCGCACCGGGAAGAATATGCAGCAATAGAAATGTGCGAAAACCCCCTGTGTCAGCGT encodes the following:
- a CDS encoding ankyrin repeat domain-containing protein — encoded protein: MTITSNTNPSRPVIESPITRSTSDELTERVSSAGVTVIPTVVIPTEAPGEGRRTFGASVCFSLSEILGRIRNCVTGTFILPNGTRIRNSDAIITLENAASNGQLEVIQHLLSNRKIRPDDLRLALAPAASTGQLEVLHYLLDGDRAIHSDYLGDAIIGAAENGQLDAIRFILFTGRTINDHRLGRALCGAVDNDKLEAFDVFLSLGDRISPYYLGSALKVAAKKGNQEIVEKLLASGRIKPDDLGVAVKFATQKNKLEIVNILLSHECPIRPDDLGSALLHAVRTGKDDIISVLLSSGRPFSDHLLGHTIIEAAKNGKLDVINYAFSNGFPNGLNVALAITEAVEHKQWDAISCLLSDGRDIMHTSLIKERILSASARGHADVVEFFIRRYPIDRDLQYSAISRASGPEAGRIRDMLEMARIEERTREIDPRLVGQRLLIGTLFCTFDDVKANPLSYLETILEKGFPTRIHLIDTPQAIDLGGVTKQFITTLVEALVTEKTFSIMDIKIPLVLREKTTDKGRLTNLGQLYSLLHARNKGRSDYFIIGALFNPKFFEMLLAVKASDDTDTKEKAIVILLDSINSEKFGSLKTIILDPSDAHREEYAAIEMCENPLCQRSCRI